In Streptosporangiales bacterium, the genomic stretch CACCGTCGACCGCGTGCACTCGTCGGGCAACCGGCTGGCCATCCACACCAACGGGGACGCCGGCATCGACCGGGTGCTGCGCGCGATCGAGGCCGCGCAGGCGCGCGACCCACGGCCGACGAGGCACCGCATCGAGCACTGCTCGCTCGTCGACGACGCGATCATCGCGCGGCTGGCGGCCGCCGGTGTCGCCGCGGTGCCGTTCGGCGCGATGATCGGGTACCTCGGCGACCGGCTGATCGACCTCTACGGCGAGGACCGGGCACGGCGTGCGTGCGCGCACGGCTCGCTGCTCGCGGCCGGGGTGCCTGTCGGTGGCTCGTCCGACTACACCGTTGGGCCGTACGAACCGCTGCTTGCGATGCGGTCGATGGTCACCAGGCGCACGCCTGGAGGTGTGGTGCTCGGCCCGGAGCAACGGCTCACGGCGCGCCAGGCGCTCGGCGTCTACACGACGGGTTCGGCCGCGGCGAGCGGCGAGGAGCAGGTGAAGGGCAAGCTGGCGCCCGGCTACCTGGCCGACTTCGCCGTGCTGGCGGAGAACCCGCTCGAGGCGGACCCCGAGACGTTGCCGGACATCCCCGTGCTCTCCACCTGGATCGGCGGCGAGCAGGTCTGGTCCGCTTCCTGACCGGCGTCAGCAGTCGCCGAGCACGGCGCCGGCGCGGTCGCGCGCATGTGGCGGGATGCTGGCGAACTCGACGTCCGCGCCGCTGTCGCGGATCTGCTCGGCGACTCCGCGCAGGACGTACAGCCCGGTGAGGTCGAGCCGGCCGAGCCGGTGCAGGTCGATGGAGACGCGGGTGGCGTCCGGGTTGTCGGCGAGCAGCGCGCGCAGCCGCGTCTCCAGTGCCGGCGCCGAGCCGAAGTAGAGCACGCCCTGCGGGCGGACGTGCAGGGTGTCGCCGTCGCGCCAGGAGTCGACGTCCAGCCTGGACTCCCGCCACAGGTGCACGGCCATGGCGAGCACGACGCCGATCAGCAGCCCGCGCTCCACCCGCGGCGCCGACACGAGCGTCGCGACGAACGTCGGCACGGCCACCAGGAACTGGGCCCGTGAGTGGTACCAGTAGTCCCGGAAGGCGGAGATCTCCACCAGTGAGATCGCCGCGACGATGACCAGCCCGGCGAGCACCGCCTTCGGCAGGGCACCGAGCACGCCGACGAACGGCAGCACGCCGAGCACGACCGCCCCGGTGATCGCGCCGCTCCAGCGCGTACGGGCGCCGGCCAGCCGGTTGAGCGCCGACCGGGAGAACGACCCACCCGCCGGGTAACCGCCGGCCAGGCCGGCGCCGATGTTCGCCAGCCCCTGCCCGACGAACTCGAGGTGCGGGTTCCACGGCCGGCGGTCGGCGGCCGCGTACTTGCGTGCGATCGAGGCGGGCTCGGCGAACCCGACCACGGCGATCACGACGGCCGCCAGCGCCATGTCGGGCACCGCGTGCCACGGCAGCCCCAGCGTGATCGACGGCAACCCACTCGGGATGTCACCGACGACCGGCACCCGTACCAGGCCGAACGCACTGACCGCCAGCCCGGCGACGGTGGCCAGCAGCATCCACGGGAACACCACGCTGATCTTCCGGCCGAGTACGACGACCGCCACGGTCACAAGCCCGATCAGGATGGCGCCCAGCTGCCAGTGCTGCGGCTGGGTCAGCACGTCGGCGGCGGCCACCGCAGGGCTGAGCGCGTCCGAACCCGCGCCGACCAAACTGGGCACCTGCGACGCGACGATGAGGATCGCCGCGGCCGCCGTGAATCCGGTGACCACGGGCAGCGACATCAGGTACGCCACCGCACCCCACCGCAGCAGGCCGAGCAGCAGCCGCGCCACCCCCACGAGCAACGCGAGCAACGCCGCATGGCTGGCGAACGCCACCGACCCGGCAGGAACGATCGGCGCCAACGCCCCGAACGTCAACAGGCTGGTCAACGCGACCGGCCCGGTCTGCAGGTACGGCGAGGACCCGACCAACGCCGCCGCAATCGGCGCCGCCGCGGCGGCGTACAGCCCATGCACCGGCGGCACCCCGGCAAGCTCCGCGTAAGCAAGCGCCTGCGGCACCAACACGAGCGCCACACTCACCCCGGCAACCAGATCCCCCCGCGTAGGCGGCACCGGCCGCAGCGACCGCAACGCCCCGACCGCCCGCCTCTTCAGCGCACCCCCACCACCGGCCGCCGGTCCGCCACCGGGTTTCGCACCGCCATCGGGTGCCGACCCACCACTGGCTGGCGCTCCGCCACCGGATGCCGCTGCGCCACCGGGTGCCGCCCCACCCCTGGCTGGCGCTGCGCCACCGGATGCCGCACTCCCCCACGCGGGCGTCCCCCTGCCGGCCACCTCTCCGCGCGACCGCCACGGCAACCACGCCCGGGCGCGGCGGCCTGGGGGTTCGCGGCGTTGGCGGCCTGTTCCTGGGTTGTTCATCTGTGGTCAGCCCTCTGACCACTTAGCGGAATACGTGCTGGGCGCATGCTCGTAACCTTTCCCGGCCAGCTCGGCACGGGCAGACACGCGCAGCCGCTACCTAGGCCTTATTACCCACAAAGTACTGGAGAATGAGCCGGGGCGCTGTGCCAGACCTCACATCCGTTACCGGTCGACTCCGGCGGTACGCACCGCGCAGTAGAGCGCGTCGTCGTCCGTCGGGGGCACCGTGCGCAGGTCGAGCAGGCAACGGCCCTGCTCCACGCGGCCGACCACCGGCGGCGCGGCGAGCCGCAGGGCTTCGGCGTACGACGCCGGCAGGCTCACCGCCGCGCTCGGTACGGTCACGCCCGGAGCGCCACCGCCGCCGACGACGGACTCCGACGTCACCGCGAGCACGTCCGGCAGCCCCGCCTCGGTCAGCCGGCCCACCAGCCGGTCGACCCGCGCGCGCACGTCCGCGACCGGCGCCTCGAGCTGCGCGCGCACCGGCACCGGTGGCCCTTCGAGGGTGGCTTCGACGGCGGCCAGCGTCAACTTGTCCACCCGCAACGCGCGCGCCGACGGGTGCCTGCGCAGCCGCTCCACCAGGGCGGCGTCGCCGAGCAGCAGGCCCGCCTGCGGTCCGCCGAGCAGCTTGTCGCCGCTCGCCGTCACCAGCGCCGCGCCGGCACGCAGCACGGTCGTGGCGTCCGGCTCGTCCGGCAGCATCGGGTGCGGCGCGAGCAGGCCGGAGCCGATGTCCACGACGACGGGGACGTCCAGACCCACCAGCTCGGGCACGTCCACCCCGGACGTGAACCCCGACACCTGGAAGTTGGACGGGTGCACCTTGAGCACGAACGCCGTACGCGGGCCGACGGCGTCGGCGTAGTCGCGCAGCGAGGTGCGGTTCGTGGTGCCCACCTCGCGCAGCCGCGCGCCTGTGCTGGCCAGCAGTTCGGGGATCCTGAACCCGTCGCCGATCTCCACCAGCTCGCCGCGGCTCACCACGATCTCGCCGTCCTGCGCGAGCACGAGTGCGCACAGCAGCAGCGCGGCCGCGTTGTTGTTCACCACGTGCACGCCACCTGCGGCCGGCACGGCGGCGGCGAGTGCGGCCAACGCGCCCGCACCACGGCGCGCACGCCGTCCGGTGCGCAGGTCGAACTCCACGTCGGTCGGGCCGGTCACCGCGGCCATCGCGTCGCGCGCCGCGGCGGACAACGGTGCGCGCCCCAGGTTCGTGTGCACGAGCACGCCGGTGGCGTTGATCACCGGCTGCATCGCCGTCGCGTGCCCTGGCAACGCGGCGAACGCCAGCTCGGGCACCGACTCCGGGCTCACCTCACCGTGCCTGGCACGTTCCTGCATCGCCGCGACGGTCCGCTTCACCGCGGTACGCCCTAGCCGCACGGCGGCTTCGACGAACTCCGGTCGTGCCAGCACCTCGTCGGTGGCGGGAATGCGGCGCCGCGCGTCCGTCATGGTCGAAGACTACGTGATCGGCGATACTCGGACGATGGCCGGAAGCGAACTGTCCACCGCCCCGCGTCTGACGCAGTACGCCCACGGCGGTGGTTGCGCCTGCAAGATCCCGCCGGACGAGCTGGAGGGCATGGTCGCCGGCCTCACCGCCGGCACCCCGACGGGCGCCTTCGGTGAGCTACTCGTCGGCCTGGACACCGGCGACGACGCCGCGGTCATCCGGCCACCGGACGGCGGGCCTGCGCTGGTGCTGACGACCGACTTCTTCACGCCCGTCGTCGACGACCCGTACGACTGGGGTCGCATCGCCGCCACCAACGCGCTCTCCGACGTCTACGCGATGGGCGGCCGCCCGGTGGGTGCGGTCAACCTGCTCGGCTGGCCGCGCGACACGCTGCCGATGGACCTCGCCACCGAGGTGCTGCGCGGCGGGCTCGACGTCACCCGCGCCGCCGGCTGCCACCTCGCCGGCGGACACAGCGTCGACGACGTCGAGCCGAAGTACGGCCTCGCGGTCACCGGCCTGGTCGACCCCGACCTGATGCTGCGCAACGACGCCGGCCGTCCCGGCCTGCCGCTGTCGCTGACCAAGCCGCTTGGCATCGGCGTGCTCAACACCCGGCACAAGGCGACCGGCGAGGTCAGCGCCGCGGCAATCGAGGCGATGACCACGCTGAACGCGGCCGCTGCCCGCGCGGCGGTCGAAGCCGGCGTACGGTGCGCCACCGACGTGACCGGCTTCGGCCTGCTCGGCCACCTGCTGAAGCTGGTGCGGGCCAGCAACGTCGGCGCGGAGATCGACGCGTCCGCCGTGCCGTACCTGGCTGGCGCACGCGAGGCGCTCGGCGCGGGCTACGTCAGCGGTGGCACCAAACGGAACCTGGACTGGGTACGCCCGCACGTCGACCGCTCCGCCGTGGACGAGGACGAGGCGCTGCTGCTCGCCGACGCGCAGACGTCCGGCGGCCTGCTCGTCGCCGGCGAGCTCCCGGGCGCGCCGGTCATCGGCCGGCTCACCGAACCGGGCGACGTGGCGATCACCGTGCGCTGACCGCACTACCTGCCTGGCAGCGACTCGACCAACCGGCCAGGGGTGCCGGCGATCACCTGCCGCAGGTCGTCTTTCGGCATGCCGAGCGCCTGCAGACCACCGAGGGCTGCCGCCAGCCCGTCGACGGGCGCCGGGTTGTGCGGCTGACCGAGGTCGGAGGCGAGGTAGCACGAGCTCGCTCCCACGGCGTCGATGTCGTGCTTGATCCTGGCCAGCTCGATCGGCTCGTGGAACAGGCACGACACGTAACAGTGCTCGATGAGCGCACCGTCAGCCGCGAGCTCGCGCTGCAGCTCCACCGGCATGGCGATGAACCCGATCGACGCGTGCGTAACGACCCTGCGCTCGATGCCGCGGCGGCTCGCCTCCGCGAACAACGCCTGCGTCTCCGGTGGGCTGAGGTGACCGGACGCCAGCACGACGTCGCGGCCGTCGAGCACGTCGAGCACGTCGTGTACGGCCGGCAGCAGCTCGCCCGCGTCGTCGAGCACGGTCAGCGCCGCCGCGCCACGGGGCAGCAGCCACGCGGTCTCGGCCGGGTCGGCGGCGTGTTCCACGAACCAGGCCGACGTCACCGTCGGCGGGAACACCCACTGCACCCCCGCTGCCAGCGCGGCCTCCACGTGCACCGGGTTCAACCCGCCGGACGGCGTGTTCAGCGCGCACGAGGCGATACAACGGAAGTCGTCGTACCACTTCTCGAGCACGTAGCCACGCCCGACGGTCGGCAGGAAGTGGTCCTTCAGCAACGCGCCCGCCATGCCGGCGGCACGGTAGTGCTCCACCAGGTCGACGACGTCCATCCGCCGCGGTCGCACGTCGGGGGCGGCGTGCACGTGCAGGTCGTACCCGCCGTGCAGCAGCTCCTCGATCCCGCTGTCGTCGACCTCGTGTGGTGGCTGCCAGCTCATTCCGCCTCCGTTAACCACGTCGGTACGTGGACGCCGCACTCGGCCGCGGTTGCCCGTAGCCGCACGGTGAGCGCGTCCGACAACGGTATCCCCTCTGCCGTCCGCTGCGCCTCGACCAGCTCCTCGGGGTCGCCTGGCACCCGCACCGCGTCGACGCCTGGCGCAGTCCTGCTCCCCCGCAGCCGTTCGGCGATCGCGCCGACCTGCTGCCGGTACTCGTCGGCCGGCCCGAACGCCTCCGCCGCCAGCGCGAGGAAGAGGTGCCCCTGGTCGCCGACGCGGCCGGCGTCGGTCAGCACCCCGACGTCGGGTCCGGTGCTGCTGCCGGCGAGCGCGCCGGTGAGCAGGTCGACGACGAGCGCGATGCCGTAACCCTTGTGCCCGCCGATCGGTTCGAGCAAGCCGTCGATAGCCGCCGCAGGATCGGTCGTCGGCCGGCCGTCGAGGTCGCGCGCCCAACCCGACGGCATGGGCTCGCCGCGCTCCTTCAGCTGCCGCACCTTGCCGAGCGCGGCGACGCTGGTCGCCATGTCCACGACCACCGGCCGGTCGTCACCGGGCACGGCGACGCTCCACGGGTTGTTGCCCAGCAACGGCTCCGCACCACCGGTCGGCGCGATCCGCGGACTTGCGTTCGTCGCCACGATGCCGATGACACCGTCCTCGGCGGCACGCATGGTGTACGCGGCGAGCGCGCCGAGATGGTTGCCGTGCCGCACTGCGACCGCACCGACCCCGAAGCGGTGCGCCCGTTCCACGGCAGTCTCCATGGCGCGCTCGCCGACGACCTGACCGGCACCGTGACCACCGTCGAGCACCACGACAGCGCTGTGGTCACGCACCACCCTCAGCTCGGCGGGACTACGGATGCCGCCTGCGCGCACCCGTTGCGCGTAGACCGGCAGCCTCGTGATGCCGTGCGAGTCCACACCGCGCAGGCTGGCCACGCCGAGATGCCTTGCCACGACACGGCTCTCGGACGTCTCCATGCCCGCGGCCGCGAGCACCTCCGCGGCGAAGTCGGTCAGCGCCGACACCAGCACACATCGTCCCTGCACCTGTCACCCAACCTCGGTCAACGCAGCGGCCACGTCGGCGAAGACCGCGGAGGCAATCTCCTCGAGCTGTTCCTCGGTACGGTCCGCCAACGGGTGCTGCACAACGGCGATACGCAACTGCGGCATGCCCAACGCCGCCGCGCGGGCACGTGCGTACCCCTCGAACGGCGTCGTCACGAACGTGACGGTCGGGATTCCTGCGCGTTCCAGGACAACGGAGTCGTGGACACTCCACGACGTGCACGAGCCTCAGTCGCCGGACGCGTTGAGCACGGCCGTCTCGCACGCGATGACCGACAGCGCAAGCACCTCTGGCATCGGTCCGGCCGCGCCGATCCCCTCGCCCTTCTGGTACAGCCGGGCCTTGGCCGAGTACACCCGCTCGAACCTGTCACCGAGCAGGCTCAGCAGCACCGCAGCGTTCGGCTTGCTGTTGTCGAGCAAGCCGATGCGCGCATCGGTCAACGTGGTCAACCGCGGCGCCACCGTGCCGGCGTCGGGCTCGGGCGCAAGGCCCGTGGGATCGAGGAACTCGATCGTCATGGCACCTCCTTACCGTCGAGCCTTCGGGTCACCGTGCGGCTGGCGCCGAACGTGGGCACCACCATGGAGTGCCGCCCAGGACCACCCGTCACCGTGACGACGACGTTGTCCGCGGACGCGACGATCGGCACCAGGTCGTCGTCGGCCGCCGTCGCGAACGGGTCCGGCCTGATCCTGGCGAACCGCGCCCGGTTCTCCGGTGCGAGCTCCCCCGCCCGCACTCGAGCAAGCTCGAAGAGCTGCTGTGCCACCGCATCCTTGGTCAGCCCGTCCCGCGCGCACAGGGCCGCGTGTTCCGGCCCGAGCAGCACGAGCACGTCGCCGCCGAGGTAGATGTTGTTGTTGCCCAACGTCCGCATGGTGCCGGCGACGGTGACGAGCACGCCGCGGCCGTCGGTGCTGCCGTGGTCGTTGACGTTGTGCGGCGCCTCGGCCGCGAACACGGTGACCGCACTCGCGTCGGCGTCGACCTCGTGGTCGACCCGCAGCGGCGGCCACGGGCTGGTGTCCTCGTTCTCACCGGCGACGTAGGTGAACTTGCCCGGCTGCCCGAAGGTGGCCTCGTCGCCGGTGCCCGGGATGCCCTCGCCCACGTTCAGCAGCACCAACCGCACGGCACGGCCGATCACCGCGTTGGCGCGGGTGCCCGGCCCGAAGACGCCGGCGCCGCAGTTGATGCCGAGCGCATCGACGACGGGTCCGCCGAAGACGGCAAGCGGTGCGCACGGGTGCGTCGTCGCCTGCACACCGGCGAGGTTGAAGGCGGGTTCGAGCACGGCGCGGAGGGTGGCGAGCACGGCCGGGAAGTGCGCCGGCCGGCACCCGGCGAGTACGGCGTTGACGGCCACGCTCTGCACGTCGGCGATCCGTCCGCTCACCGGCACCGGGCCGATCCGTGTGTCGGCGGGTTCGCCGGCCGCCGCGCCCATGGCGGCGACCCGTTCGCCGGTGGGCGCGACGACGGGCAAGCCATCGCTCCAGCCGTGCGCGGCGGCGAAGTCGTCGACCTCTTCAGCAGTAGCACCCACCTGGTGCACCCGCTGGAGGTCGAGGGTAGTCATGCGCCGCCCTTAGCACTTGTACGGTATCCGTACACTTGTACGTGTACCGTATGCGAACCTACCGACGGCGGTTACGGCTGTCAATGCGACCGAGGCCGGGCAGCACGCCGGCCGAGACCAGCAGGCCGCCCATCATCCAGAAAGCCGCACCCACGCCGACACCGGCCGCGACCAGCCCCACGAGTGCGGGGATGGCCACCTGGCCGACGCGGTTGGCCACCATGCGCAGCCCCATCGCGGTACCCCGCAGCTCCGCCGACGTGCGTTGCGCGATCTCGGACATGGTCAGCGGCTGCCCTACGCCGAGCGGGAACCCGGCCAGCGCCATCGCCGCGACGAGCAACACCGGCGTGTGCAGCCACGGCACCGCGGTGAGCACCACGCCGGCCACCAACACACTCAACCGCACGAG encodes the following:
- a CDS encoding STAS domain-containing protein; its protein translation is MAGRGTPAWGSAASGGAAPARGGAAPGGAAASGGGAPASGGSAPDGGAKPGGGPAAGGGGALKRRAVGALRSLRPVPPTRGDLVAGVSVALVLVPQALAYAELAGVPPVHGLYAAAAAPIAAALVGSSPYLQTGPVALTSLLTFGALAPIVPAGSVAFASHAALLALLVGVARLLLGLLRWGAVAYLMSLPVVTGFTAAAAILIVASQVPSLVGAGSDALSPAVAAADVLTQPQHWQLGAILIGLVTVAVVVLGRKISVVFPWMLLATVAGLAVSAFGLVRVPVVGDIPSGLPSITLGLPWHAVPDMALAAVVIAVVGFAEPASIARKYAAADRRPWNPHLEFVGQGLANIGAGLAGGYPAGGSFSRSALNRLAGARTRWSGAITGAVVLGVLPFVGVLGALPKAVLAGLVIVAAISLVEISAFRDYWYHSRAQFLVAVPTFVATLVSAPRVERGLLIGVVLAMAVHLWRESRLDVDSWRDGDTLHVRPQGVLYFGSAPALETRLRALLADNPDATRVSIDLHRLGRLDLTGLYVLRGVAEQIRDSGADVEFASIPPHARDRAGAVLGDC
- a CDS encoding L-seryl-tRNA(Sec) selenium transferase, with the protein product MTDARRRIPATDEVLARPEFVEAAVRLGRTAVKRTVAAMQERARHGEVSPESVPELAFAALPGHATAMQPVINATGVLVHTNLGRAPLSAAARDAMAAVTGPTDVEFDLRTGRRARRGAGALAALAAAVPAAGGVHVVNNNAAALLLCALVLAQDGEIVVSRGELVEIGDGFRIPELLASTGARLREVGTTNRTSLRDYADAVGPRTAFVLKVHPSNFQVSGFTSGVDVPELVGLDVPVVVDIGSGLLAPHPMLPDEPDATTVLRAGAALVTASGDKLLGGPQAGLLLGDAALVERLRRHPSARALRVDKLTLAAVEATLEGPPVPVRAQLEAPVADVRARVDRLVGRLTEAGLPDVLAVTSESVVGGGGAPGVTVPSAAVSLPASYAEALRLAAPPVVGRVEQGRCLLDLRTVPPTDDDALYCAVRTAGVDR
- the selD gene encoding selenide, water dikinase SelD; its protein translation is MAGSELSTAPRLTQYAHGGGCACKIPPDELEGMVAGLTAGTPTGAFGELLVGLDTGDDAAVIRPPDGGPALVLTTDFFTPVVDDPYDWGRIAATNALSDVYAMGGRPVGAVNLLGWPRDTLPMDLATEVLRGGLDVTRAAGCHLAGGHSVDDVEPKYGLAVTGLVDPDLMLRNDAGRPGLPLSLTKPLGIGVLNTRHKATGEVSAAAIEAMTTLNAAAARAAVEAGVRCATDVTGFGLLGHLLKLVRASNVGAEIDASAVPYLAGAREALGAGYVSGGTKRNLDWVRPHVDRSAVDEDEALLLADAQTSGGLLVAGELPGAPVIGRLTEPGDVAITVR
- a CDS encoding Ldh family oxidoreductase gives rise to the protein MQGRCVLVSALTDFAAEVLAAAGMETSESRVVARHLGVASLRGVDSHGITRLPVYAQRVRAGGIRSPAELRVVRDHSAVVVLDGGHGAGQVVGERAMETAVERAHRFGVGAVAVRHGNHLGALAAYTMRAAEDGVIGIVATNASPRIAPTGGAEPLLGNNPWSVAVPGDDRPVVVDMATSVAALGKVRQLKERGEPMPSGWARDLDGRPTTDPAAAIDGLLEPIGGHKGYGIALVVDLLTGALAGSSTGPDVGVLTDAGRVGDQGHLFLALAAEAFGPADEYRQQVGAIAERLRGSRTAPGVDAVRVPGDPEELVEAQRTAEGIPLSDALTVRLRATAAECGVHVPTWLTEAE